A single Brassica rapa cultivar Chiifu-401-42 chromosome A04, CAAS_Brap_v3.01, whole genome shotgun sequence DNA region contains:
- the LOC103863753 gene encoding probable serine/threonine-protein kinase PBL7, with protein sequence MGLYEGASVHPRNPETNLQGSSLNAPILTSPDLANEKGLKTRLKKMIFDLGLACFLPPPAGPRSIENSGNSGSGGDNNKAWLLAETAPENINHDPHSVHSSFRFSLCSQTELEKMKGGEAPSLSASSSCRNLSVSGGSATVLMVNLENGVKETGKSTDEVTWTRARSLEKSISPVANTLVRFSYGEIVAATRNFSKGRVLGRGACSYVFRGKIGIWKTALAIKRLDKEDKESPKSFCRELMIASSLHSSNIVPLLGFCIDPEEGLFLVYKYVSGGSLEHYLHDKKKKKGMKAALPWSARYKVALGIADAIAYLHNGTEQCVVHRDIKPSNILLSSKKIPKLCDFGLATWTAAPSVPFLCKTVKGTFGYLAPEYFQHGKISDKTDVYAFGVVLLELLTGRKPIEPRRSSGEGNLVVWAKPLLDRGIEAIEELLDPRLRCTRKNSVYMELMIRAAAACVINEESRRPGMEEIVTILKGGEGGLETRTYSSRKTNTSLSSMIDTYTQLQQTKSEMKCHLDLAMLGVTDLEDDGHLYER encoded by the exons atgggtTTGTACGAAGGAGCGTCTGTTCATCCACGAAACCCAGAAACAAATCTTCAGGGCAGTTCCTTAAATGCCCCCATTCTCACTTCTCCAGATCTCGCCAATGAGAAAGGACTGAAGACCCGTTTGAAAAAGATGATCTTTGATCTGGGTCTCGCTTGTTTCCTTCCTCCTCCAGCTGGACCACGCTCAATCGAAAACTCCGGCAACAGTGGAAGCGGCGGAGATAACAACAAGGCGTGGCTTTTGGCGGAAACAGCTCCGGAGAATATAAACCACGACCCTCACTCTGTTCATTCTTCGTTTAGATTCAGCCTCTGCTCACAAACTGAGCTTGAGAAGATGAAAGGAGGAGAAGCGCCTTCGCTGTCTGCTTCGTCTTCTTGCCGGAATTTATCAGTCTCCGGTGGCTCCGCGACGGTTCTGATGGTGAATCTGGAGAATGGAGTAAAGGAAACTGGGAAATCTACGGACGAAGTGACGTGGACGAGAGCTCGATCGCTGGAGAAGAGTATCTCTCCGGTAGCTAACACTTTGGTCCGGTTCAGCTACGGCGAAATCGTCGCCGCCACTCGTAATTTCTCCAAAG GGAGAGTGTTGGGAAGAGGAGCTTGTAGCTATGTGTTCAGGGGTAAAATCGGAATTTGGAAAACGGCTTTAGCGATCAAAAGGCTTGATAAAGAAGACAAAGAGTCTCCAAAATCTTTTTGTAGAGAGTTGATGATTGCAAGCTCTCTTCACAGCTCAAACATTGTGCCTCTTCTTGGTTTCTGTATAGATCCTGAAGAGGGTTTGTTCTTGGTTTACAAGTACGTCTCAGGTGGTAGCCTTGAACACTATTTACACG ataagaagaagaagaaaggcatGAAAGCCGCTTTGCCTTGGTCAGCAAGGTACAAGGTAGCACTAGGGATCGCTGATGCGATTGCTTATTTGCATAACGGAACAGAGCAGTGTGTTGTTCATCGAGATATCAAACCCTCCAATATACTTCTTTCCTCAAAGAAGATACCAAAG TTGTGTGATTTCGGGTTAGCTACTTGGACCGCTGCACCTTCTGTTCCTTTCCTTTGCAAGACCGTGAAAGGCACATTCGG ATATCTGGCTCCAGAGTATTTCCAACATGGTAAGATATCTGACAAGACCGATGTTTATGCCTTTGGTGTTGTGTTGCTTGAGCTGTTAACCGGTAGAAAACCAATCGAACCAAGAAGATCATCTGGTGAAGGAAATTTAGTTGTTTGG gCGAAACCGTTGTTGGATAGAGGGATTGAAGCTATAGAAGAGCTACTTGATCCGAGATTGAGATGTACAAGAAAAAACTCGGTTTACATGGAGCTGATGATCCGTGCTGCAGCGGCATGTGTGATCAATGAAGAGTCTCGAAGGCCTGGTATGGAAGAGATAGTCACAATCTTGAAAGGTGGAGAAGGAGGACTAGAGACAAGAACATACTCAAGCAGGAAAACTAATACAAGTCTTTCGAGTATGATTGACACTTACACACAGTTGCAACAGACCAAATCCGAGATGAAATGTCATCTTGATCTTGCGATGCTTGGAGTAACTGATTTGGAAGACGATGGTCATTTATATGAACGGTAA